The genomic window CTTCCGCTGGTTAGTCCTATTGCTGAAAAAATAATCCAGTGTGTTTTTGTAGTAGCAGAGATTCCAGCAAGACTCCCTGTATATAATGCTATGAAAAACATTATAAAGCTAGTAAAAGCGTATCTTAAGTACAAGACAGTTCTGAAAGATGAATTTTCCAAGACTTTTTTACCAAATACCGTACCGCTTCCAAAGGAGAATGCAGCAAGAAGGGATAAAAAACTGGCCTTTAAAATATTTCCCCCATCTGTTATTTCAGGAATATGAAATTCAAAAGTAAGGAAATACCCTGCCACTAAAGAAAGTACAGACCACAGGATGAAATTTTTACCTATTTTTTCTTTTAAAATAAATCTTGCCAGGATTATTGCAAAAACAGGTTGAAGTTTTTGCAAAAGTGTTACCACAGTAAGGTGTTTAAAGTTGACTAGAAACAGCGCTTTTACAATAGCCAAAGTTCCTATGGAGCCACCGAAAAGAGCGATTAGAAAAAGGTAGATCAGATCTTTTTTAGGTATATTTGTAGACGATTTCATCTCTTCTTTTCCAAATAAAATAGACATAGCTATAAATGGCAGCAGGTGTAGAATGAAAACAACCAGCGGTACACTGAGAGTATAGAGTCTAGGGGTTAGTACTACACCATCAAATCCCCATAAGACCGCTGCACTGCAGATAAATAGAGCACTGATTATTTCTTTGCTTTTGTAAGATCCCATATGTCCCTCCATTAAATAAAAAACCCCTATAAAAGGGGCTTATAATTTCAAAAACAGCACTGAATAAAAATGCCGTGACCTCTATCCTATCCAGACTTTCACTGTCGGTTTCGGAATTTCACCGAATCAAGGCAAAAGCCTTAGCGGACTGTACCACCGGTAGGGAGTTGCACCTCGCCCCTAAAGAACTTTATATTTTTTTTGATTATATCATTAGTGATATTCTTTGTCAAAGTCAATCGAAGGCCAAAAACAGGTTGACAAGGGTTCTAAATAAATGTACAATATTTTAATATAAAAATTATTTTTTTTGGAGAAGTGAATATGAGGTTTATAAGAAAAAAGTATGAAAATATAATAATAATAATTAGCTCTCAGGTGTGGACTGTTTAAAAACTCCAGTTTTTAGCATAAAAGTTCAGACCTCATTTTGATACAAACCAGAAGAGGCCTGAGCTTGAGAGTATAAAATATACACTGAGCTTGAGCCGTATAGGTTTAAGCTCTTTTTATTTTATAGGTTTTCGTATTCGGATCTAAGAAAATAACTAAATTGATGCAAGTTCGTATGGGGAGGGAATTATGGCTGTAGTACTAGAGGATGTAAGAAAGGCATATAATACTTTGAAGGGATCTGTGAAAAGAACGGCGTTAGCTGACTGTCCAGCTTTAAGTGAAATCACGGGAAATGAAGTGTATCTTAAACTTGAAAATCTTCAGAAGACAGGTTCTTTTAAGATAAGAGGTGCTCTGAATAAAATATCAAACCTTACTGAAGAGGAAAAATCAAAGGGGGTAATAGCCTCTTCTGCAGGGAATCATGCTCAAGGGGTGGCTCTAGGAGCAAAAGCGATGGGGATCAAGGCAACAATAGTAATGCCTAAGAATGCCCCTCTCGCAAAAATATCTGCAACCAGGAGCTATGGTGCAGAGGTAATTCTTCACGGTCCTGTATATGATGACGCCTACGAAAAAGCCTGTGAGATACAGGGACAAACTGGGGCTACATTTGTCCATCCCTTTGATGATGAGTGTGTTATTGCGGGTCAGGGGACAATCGGACTAGAGATTCTAGAAGACCTTAAAGACGTAGACGCCATTGTTGTTCCTGTAGGTGGAGGCGGGCTTCTAGCAGGGATAGCAGTAGCGGTGAAATCAATAAATCCCAATATAAAAGTCATAGGTGTAGAGGCATCTAATGCTGCATCTATGAAATCAGCCATTCAAAAGGGTTATGTTCACGAGATAAAGACCAACTCTACAATAGCTGACGGTATAGCGGTTAGAAAGGCTGGGGATCTGACTTATGGTCTGATCAAAGACTATGTAGATGAGATAGTTACCGTTACTGAGTCTGAGATAGCCCAGGCAATATTATTTTTGATAGAAAAAAACAGAGTTGTAACCGAGGGTGCAGGTGCAGCATCACTGGCTGCTGTAATTTCTGGGAAACTAGAGATGACTGGTAAGAAGATAGTGTCTATAATTTCCGGTGGAAATATTGATGTAAACTTCATGGAGAGAATATTAAATGAAGCCCTTATAAAAGAGGGGAGAAGATTTAGATTTAGAGTTGATATACCTGACAGGGCAGGTGCTCTCCAGGATCTTCTTAAGGGGATAACCAATCAGAATGCAAATATAATTCAGATATATCAGTCTATGTTTAGAGAGAATCTGGAAATTGGGAAATATGAGATGGATCTTGTGATCGAGTGTGCTGACATGGAGCATAGAGAGATAATAAAAAGAGAGCTTATAGATGCAGGATATGACATATATTGAAAAAATTAAATATCTAAAATTATAAGAAATAAAAAAGCCTCCATCCACATGAATGGAGGCTTTTTGGTACAGATAAGATTTATCAGACTATTAAGCGAGCTTTTATAAAGTTTATATGATCATTTCATGCTCT from uncultured Ilyobacter sp. includes these protein-coding regions:
- a CDS encoding DMT family transporter; the protein is MGSYKSKEIISALFICSAAVLWGFDGVVLTPRLYTLSVPLVVFILHLLPFIAMSILFGKEEMKSSTNIPKKDLIYLFLIALFGGSIGTLAIVKALFLVNFKHLTVVTLLQKLQPVFAIILARFILKEKIGKNFILWSVLSLVAGYFLTFEFHIPEITDGGNILKASFLSLLAAFSFGSGTVFGKKVLENSSFRTVLYLRYAFTSFIMFFIALYTGSLAGISATTKTHWIIFSAIGLTSGSGAILLYYKGLRYIKANVATMCELCFPISSILFDYIFNGNILSPVQWISVFVMLISIYNITQNNSSNQTEKISQNI
- the ilvA gene encoding threonine ammonia-lyase yields the protein MAVVLEDVRKAYNTLKGSVKRTALADCPALSEITGNEVYLKLENLQKTGSFKIRGALNKISNLTEEEKSKGVIASSAGNHAQGVALGAKAMGIKATIVMPKNAPLAKISATRSYGAEVILHGPVYDDAYEKACEIQGQTGATFVHPFDDECVIAGQGTIGLEILEDLKDVDAIVVPVGGGGLLAGIAVAVKSINPNIKVIGVEASNAASMKSAIQKGYVHEIKTNSTIADGIAVRKAGDLTYGLIKDYVDEIVTVTESEIAQAILFLIEKNRVVTEGAGAASLAAVISGKLEMTGKKIVSIISGGNIDVNFMERILNEALIKEGRRFRFRVDIPDRAGALQDLLKGITNQNANIIQIYQSMFRENLEIGKYEMDLVIECADMEHREIIKRELIDAGYDIY